In Halapricum desulfuricans, a single window of DNA contains:
- a CDS encoding ABC transporter ATP-binding protein, with protein MTDVLLARDLARTYGDTVALAGVSLSVGEGEVLGLVGPNGAGKTTLVRALTGTTDAEGTVELFGESPRSVDRSRIGLLPQSFDPPARLTARELLEYYAGLYDHARDATAVLSDVGLEDATDTAYEHLSGGQQRRVCVGTALVNDPELLVLDEPTTGIDPSGRRAVWRLLEGLADGGTTIVLTTHYMAEVERLADRVGLLADGELLALDSPRALIGEYGGRTRLVIDVDGEPSEPLSIGFETTRRDGQLVVMDIAPTEIGTVVDRLSSAGITPGSLTWREPDMEDVYLGLTGTAVGHGGDPLDPAELDAAGPIAADGGQP; from the coding sequence ATGACTGACGTACTCCTCGCGCGCGACCTCGCCCGCACGTACGGCGACACGGTCGCGCTCGCGGGCGTCTCGCTCTCGGTCGGCGAGGGCGAGGTACTGGGGCTGGTCGGCCCGAACGGTGCGGGCAAGACGACGCTCGTGCGCGCGCTGACGGGTACGACCGACGCAGAGGGCACGGTCGAGCTGTTCGGCGAGTCGCCGCGGTCGGTCGACCGATCGCGCATCGGCCTGCTCCCCCAGTCGTTCGACCCGCCTGCTCGGCTCACCGCGCGGGAACTGCTAGAGTACTACGCCGGCCTCTACGACCACGCCCGGGACGCGACGGCTGTCCTCTCGGACGTCGGCCTCGAGGACGCGACCGACACCGCCTACGAGCACCTCTCCGGCGGCCAGCAGCGCCGGGTCTGCGTCGGAACGGCGCTGGTCAACGACCCTGAACTGCTCGTGCTCGACGAGCCGACGACCGGGATCGACCCGTCGGGTCGCCGCGCTGTCTGGCGACTGCTGGAGGGGCTCGCGGACGGCGGGACGACGATCGTGCTGACGACCCACTACATGGCCGAGGTCGAGCGGCTGGCCGACCGGGTTGGGCTGCTCGCGGACGGCGAACTGCTCGCGCTGGATTCCCCGCGGGCGCTGATCGGGGAATACGGCGGGCGGACCCGGCTCGTGATCGACGTCGATGGCGAGCCATCAGAGCCGCTCTCGATCGGGTTCGAGACAACCAGGCGGGACGGGCAACTCGTCGTGATGGACATCGCGCCGACGGAGATTGGGACGGTCGTCGATCGGTTGAGTTCAGCCGGGATCACACCCGGATCGCTCACCTGGCGCGAACCCGATATGGAGGACGTCTATCTGGGTCTGACCGGCACGGCGGTCGGCCACGGGGGCGATCCGCTCGATCCGGCAGAGCTGGACGCGGCAGGTCCGATCGCGGCCGACGGAGGCCAGCCATGA
- a CDS encoding DUF5800 family protein, which translates to MTVLSFDEQGVDVIYEGHEFRLEKSLIEDAIEKPYPDVTDHEVLRIVEENPSLSGEPRRISEVLESPTDE; encoded by the coding sequence ATGACAGTACTTTCGTTCGACGAACAGGGCGTGGACGTGATCTACGAAGGCCACGAGTTCCGCCTGGAGAAGTCCCTCATTGAGGACGCCATCGAGAAGCCCTATCCGGACGTGACCGACCACGAGGTGCTCAGGATCGTCGAGGAAAACCCGTCGCTGTCAGGAGAGCCACGGCGGATCAGCGAGGTGCTGGAGTCACCGACCGACGAGTGA
- a CDS encoding beta-ketoacyl-ACP reductase, producing the protein MTAKTCVVTGSSSGIGRAIAERFGEEGHNVAVNYRSSREGAERTAAAVEAAGGSALIAQADVTDIEAVQRMGEKVHREFGSVDVLVNNAGINQDVKFTEMTHEEWDTVLDVHLDGAFHATQTFYDDLAASEEGRLINISSIIGKGGNFGQANYATAKAGMFGFTRTLALELAPKGSTANCVAPGFIATRMVEDLPEHIKDQIREDTPLGRLGTPEEIAEIVAFLASDRSSFITGEVIDANGGKDL; encoded by the coding sequence ATGACGGCAAAAACCTGTGTCGTGACGGGATCCTCGAGCGGAATCGGGCGGGCTATCGCCGAGCGGTTCGGCGAGGAAGGACACAACGTCGCAGTGAATTACAGAAGTTCCAGAGAGGGGGCCGAGCGGACGGCGGCCGCCGTCGAAGCGGCCGGTGGCTCGGCGTTGATCGCTCAGGCCGACGTGACCGACATCGAGGCTGTCCAACGGATGGGTGAGAAGGTCCACAGGGAGTTCGGATCGGTAGACGTGCTGGTGAACAACGCCGGGATCAATCAGGACGTCAAGTTCACCGAGATGACCCACGAGGAGTGGGATACGGTTCTGGACGTGCATCTCGACGGCGCGTTCCACGCCACCCAGACGTTCTACGACGACCTGGCCGCGTCCGAGGAGGGTCGGTTGATCAACATCTCCAGTATCATCGGCAAAGGCGGGAATTTCGGACAGGCGAACTACGCGACGGCCAAGGCAGGAATGTTCGGGTTCACGCGGACGCTCGCGCTCGAACTCGCTCCCAAGGGATCGACCGCGAACTGTGTCGCGCCCGGCTTCATCGCGACCAGAATGGTCGAGGACCTCCCCGAGCATATCAAAGATCAGATCCGGGAGGACACGCCGCTCGGCCGGCTGGGTACGCCCGAGGAAATCGCGGAAATCGTCGCGTTTCTGGCGAGCGACCGATCGTCGTTCATCACCGGTGAGGTCATCGACGCTAACGGGGGCAAGGACCTGTAG
- a CDS encoding DUF7546 family protein → MHNATTLTARLRPAPETARWAFLVVNAELLVLWLWFVTARPTFASLLGARYVLYPFVWINVGLWALWRTTPAPAPPRRRYLAGALAAGYLLLLAYVGGLFGTATHHVVTPQVALGTPPGFSPALLYDGAMLKLTVLPYKLVGYLALAYLVYATVIDAAGSAIAGVLGLFSCISCTWPIVAAFVTGTIGGGAAIAGAVYAGGYDLSVAVFVVTVGLLYWRPTV, encoded by the coding sequence ATGCACAACGCGACCACCTTGACGGCCCGCCTGCGACCGGCCCCCGAGACCGCGCGCTGGGCGTTTCTCGTCGTCAACGCCGAGTTGCTCGTGCTGTGGCTGTGGTTCGTGACGGCGCGACCGACGTTCGCTTCGCTGCTCGGGGCGCGGTACGTGCTCTATCCGTTCGTCTGGATCAACGTCGGGCTGTGGGCGCTCTGGCGGACGACGCCCGCGCCGGCCCCGCCGCGCCGACGGTATCTCGCCGGCGCGCTCGCGGCCGGATACCTCCTGCTATTGGCGTACGTCGGCGGGTTGTTCGGCACAGCCACCCATCACGTCGTCACTCCACAGGTGGCGCTCGGGACCCCGCCCGGATTCAGCCCGGCCCTACTGTACGACGGAGCGATGTTGAAGCTGACCGTCCTCCCCTACAAGCTGGTCGGCTACCTCGCGCTGGCCTATCTGGTCTATGCGACGGTCATCGATGCCGCCGGATCGGCCATCGCGGGCGTGCTCGGACTGTTCTCGTGTATCTCCTGTACGTGGCCGATCGTCGCCGCCTTCGTCACGGGGACGATCGGTGGCGGTGCGGCGATCGCCGGCGCGGTCTACGCCGGCGGATACGACCTCTCGGTCGCCGTGTTCGTCGTCACTGTCGGGCTATTGTACTGGCGGCCGACAGTGTGA
- a CDS encoding acyltransferase, whose translation MIRVLFRSDPLEELAIPDGTTVEEHDLVTDGDVLVGGQSTVEFGVRGRNVIAGERVRFGGHIEAEGDCRLDMWCDVADNVLVGEDAYLGERVHVGGQLKVAGDIDIGDDVDIEEGFEANGWIVIRNPMPTIVFLFVYLGQLLRIGEQEAAEDALSELLDGDHDEEPVVIPRGATVGDDAWRVSTPARVGDDCRIHGNVRAESVTVGRDNVLFGSLRGKDDVVVGRGSEIKGNVTTRNGDLAVGPGVKIWGDVAAENVRLHENATVDGTIRAGGEIKLHTADVLNDPDEDAEAMAEMAAEMEAASTPVAEDDGPVEDASAVDEPDEEKPGDDDPAEAPDDSAATELSEPAADGDHPDPAT comes from the coding sequence ATGATACGTGTGCTGTTTCGATCGGACCCGCTCGAGGAACTGGCGATTCCCGACGGAACGACCGTCGAGGAACACGACCTCGTCACCGACGGCGACGTACTGGTCGGCGGCCAGTCGACCGTGGAGTTCGGCGTCCGCGGACGGAACGTGATCGCGGGCGAGCGCGTCCGTTTCGGGGGCCACATCGAGGCCGAGGGCGACTGTCGGCTGGACATGTGGTGTGATGTCGCGGACAACGTGCTCGTCGGCGAGGACGCCTATCTCGGCGAGCGCGTCCACGTCGGCGGCCAGTTGAAGGTCGCAGGCGATATCGACATCGGCGACGACGTCGACATCGAGGAGGGGTTCGAGGCCAACGGCTGGATCGTCATCCGCAATCCCATGCCGACGATCGTCTTCCTGTTCGTCTATCTCGGCCAGCTGTTGCGGATCGGCGAGCAGGAGGCCGCCGAGGACGCCCTCTCGGAGTTGCTCGATGGCGACCACGACGAGGAGCCGGTCGTCATCCCGCGGGGTGCGACCGTCGGCGACGACGCCTGGCGCGTCTCGACGCCCGCGCGGGTCGGTGACGACTGCCGGATCCACGGCAACGTCCGGGCCGAGTCGGTGACTGTCGGCCGGGACAACGTCCTCTTCGGGAGCCTCCGGGGCAAAGACGACGTCGTCGTCGGTCGCGGATCGGAGATCAAGGGGAACGTCACGACACGCAACGGCGATCTGGCGGTCGGGCCGGGCGTCAAGATCTGGGGCGACGTCGCGGCCGAGAACGTCCGCCTGCACGAGAACGCGACCGTCGACGGAACGATCCGCGCCGGCGGGGAGATCAAGTTGCATACCGCGGACGTGCTCAACGACCCCGACGAGGACGCCGAGGCGATGGCCGAGATGGCCGCCGAGATGGAAGCTGCATCGACTCCAGTCGCCGAGGACGACGGACCCGTCGAAGACGCGTCCGCTGTAGACGAACCCGACGAAGAGAAACCGGGAGACGACGACCCGGCAGAAGCACCCGATGACAGCGCGGCAACGGAACTATCCGAGCCGGCTGCTGACGGCGATCATCCGGATCCTGCGACCTGA
- a CDS encoding DUF7836 family putative zinc-binding protein, with protein MEEAYVRLLCPECSKDWQSTPRDLPEPSETYHCPNCHASRRLSEFMRTDQDLQTLKELQ; from the coding sequence ATGGAGGAAGCGTACGTACGGCTATTATGTCCCGAATGTTCCAAAGACTGGCAGTCGACGCCCCGTGACCTGCCGGAGCCGAGCGAAACCTATCACTGCCCGAACTGTCACGCTTCACGTCGTCTCTCGGAGTTCATGCGGACTGATCAGGACCTCCAGACGCTCAAGGAATTGCAGTAG
- a CDS encoding phytoene/squalene synthase family protein — protein MADTSEAVDPATIESDLAWSHEIVQEVSRTFAITIDILEEPMSSSICVGYLLCRIPDTIEDAGHIPPETKASLLETYDSILDPAESTSVEAFERDVAEWIPEDGGADWELVAQTDRVLRVFESRPERIREAIRPPARELVGGMVTFVRRYASEGGLRLQAREELHEYCHYAAGTVGELVTNLVTDEETPAETREPLEDNAESFGLALQLVNIAKDVGADFHKEDNVYLPADELNAQGVDQDALDNPDNADGVVAVVRRTIDDARGYLDDAQTWLEHVPERAGNRTAAWAIPYLLAVGTLREVESRPEDVLRPEGVKVSRQEVGAVIEASLGGLDADTLGELRRQIADEPLVSL, from the coding sequence ATGGCAGACACTTCGGAAGCCGTCGACCCAGCGACGATAGAGAGCGATCTCGCCTGGAGCCACGAGATCGTCCAGGAGGTCTCCCGAACCTTCGCTATCACGATCGACATCCTCGAGGAGCCGATGTCTTCGTCTATCTGTGTCGGGTATCTCCTGTGTCGGATCCCGGATACGATCGAAGACGCCGGACACATCCCTCCCGAAACGAAGGCGTCACTGCTGGAGACGTACGATTCGATACTCGACCCGGCGGAGAGCACGTCCGTTGAAGCGTTCGAGCGAGACGTCGCGGAGTGGATTCCGGAGGATGGGGGTGCTGACTGGGAACTGGTCGCACAGACGGACCGTGTCCTGCGAGTGTTCGAGTCCCGGCCCGAGCGGATCCGGGAAGCGATCCGGCCACCGGCGCGGGAGTTAGTCGGCGGGATGGTGACGTTCGTCAGGCGGTACGCCTCGGAGGGCGGGCTGCGCCTGCAGGCGCGCGAGGAACTACACGAGTACTGTCACTACGCCGCCGGGACTGTCGGCGAACTCGTGACGAACCTCGTCACGGACGAGGAGACGCCCGCCGAAACCCGCGAACCACTGGAAGACAACGCCGAGTCGTTCGGGCTCGCGCTCCAGCTCGTCAACATCGCCAAAGACGTCGGCGCGGACTTTCACAAGGAGGACAACGTCTACCTGCCCGCCGACGAACTGAACGCACAGGGCGTCGATCAGGACGCGCTCGACAACCCGGACAACGCCGACGGCGTAGTCGCAGTCGTCAGGCGAACGATCGACGACGCCCGCGGGTATCTCGATGACGCCCAGACGTGGCTCGAACACGTCCCCGAGCGGGCGGGCAACCGCACCGCTGCGTGGGCGATTCCCTACCTGCTCGCGGTGGGCACGCTCAGAGAAGTCGAATCCCGGCCCGAGGACGTGCTCAGACCGGAGGGCGTGAAAGTCTCTCGACAGGAGGTCGGTGCCGTCATCGAG
- a CDS encoding heme o synthase, producing MRETDTRTFTALLTGAVIGVYALIVAGATAAIADAASACSSWPTCSQPPSLTEPALMIAWGHRVTALLVGLLVIATAVVGWRVARRRRVKYALAVALALFPVQIGVGAAVATTGAAGEIPSVHLGVAASIFGALVAALAWHLEAGADDQPVTTDPGPVSEPVGDVTVTRPSGLVETVRAYVSLTKPRLMWLLSLVAAAGMALAADGSIPIETILATIGGGVLAIGSSGTFNHILERDVDRRMNRTADRPLTTEQVPVTNALAFGFALGALSLAAFLTVNVLVAVLGLVAIVFYSVIYTLVLKPNTVQNTVIGGFAGALPALIGSAAVTGTIGPAGLALATLIFLWTPAHFYNLALAYKDDYARGGFPMMPVVRGEATTRKHILWYLAATLLAATVVTAIADLGALVGATTVVLGAVFLWMVVRLHRERTESAAFRAFHASNAYLGAFLVAVVIDALAI from the coding sequence GTGCGGGAGACAGACACACGGACGTTCACGGCGTTGCTCACCGGGGCGGTGATCGGCGTCTACGCGCTGATCGTCGCCGGCGCGACGGCGGCTATCGCAGACGCGGCCAGTGCCTGTTCGAGCTGGCCGACCTGTTCGCAGCCGCCGTCGCTGACCGAGCCAGCACTGATGATCGCCTGGGGGCATCGCGTGACTGCGCTGCTGGTCGGCCTGCTCGTGATCGCGACGGCCGTCGTCGGCTGGCGCGTCGCACGGCGACGCCGGGTGAAATACGCGCTGGCGGTTGCCCTCGCGCTGTTTCCGGTCCAGATCGGCGTCGGTGCGGCCGTCGCGACGACCGGCGCAGCCGGCGAGATCCCCTCGGTTCACCTCGGCGTCGCGGCGTCGATCTTCGGCGCGCTCGTCGCCGCGCTGGCCTGGCATCTGGAGGCCGGTGCCGACGACCAGCCGGTGACGACCGACCCTGGACCCGTGTCCGAGCCGGTCGGAGACGTGACGGTTACCCGTCCAAGCGGCCTCGTCGAGACAGTTCGTGCGTACGTCAGCCTGACCAAGCCGCGACTGATGTGGCTGCTCAGTCTCGTCGCCGCCGCCGGGATGGCGCTCGCTGCCGACGGCTCGATCCCGATCGAGACGATCCTCGCGACGATCGGCGGCGGGGTGCTTGCGATCGGCTCCAGTGGCACTTTCAATCACATCCTCGAACGCGACGTCGACCGCCGGATGAACCGGACGGCGGACCGACCGCTGACGACCGAACAGGTCCCGGTAACGAACGCGCTGGCGTTCGGGTTCGCGCTCGGCGCGCTCTCGCTTGCGGCCTTCCTGACGGTCAACGTCCTCGTTGCCGTGCTGGGGCTGGTCGCGATCGTCTTCTACAGCGTGATATACACGCTCGTTTTGAAACCCAACACCGTCCAGAACACCGTCATCGGCGGGTTCGCCGGTGCGCTCCCGGCGCTGATCGGGTCGGCGGCCGTCACGGGGACGATCGGACCTGCCGGGCTGGCGCTGGCGACGCTGATCTTCCTGTGGACGCCCGCACACTTCTACAACCTCGCGCTGGCGTATAAGGACGACTACGCCCGGGGCGGTTTCCCGATGATGCCCGTCGTTCGCGGGGAAGCGACCACGCGCAAGCACATCCTCTGGTATCTGGCGGCGACGCTGCTGGCTGCGACGGTCGTGACCGCGATCGCCGATCTGGGCGCGCTCGTCGGCGCGACGACGGTGGTGCTGGGAGCCGTCTTCCTGTGGATGGTCGTCCGGTTGCACCGCGAGCGAACTGAATCGGCCGCGTTTCGAGCGTTTCACGCCTCGAACGCCTACCTCGGGGCGTTCCTCGTGGCCGTCGTGATCGACGCCCTGGCGATCTAA
- a CDS encoding UPF0058 family protein, which produces MKKQELIHLHGLLAQVQEHYEEHTGNTVEHDEYLDQGVRPTSIHKSKTDHKAAVFALADGLTSELESEVKEPLSASAD; this is translated from the coding sequence ATGAAAAAGCAGGAACTCATTCACCTTCACGGCCTGCTCGCACAGGTACAGGAACACTACGAGGAGCACACCGGAAACACCGTCGAACACGACGAATACCTCGACCAGGGCGTTCGACCGACATCGATTCACAAGTCGAAAACCGACCACAAGGCGGCCGTCTTCGCTCTCGCTGACGGGCTGACGTCCGAACTGGAATCGGAAGTCAAAGAACCTCTTTCTGCCAGCGCGGACTGA
- a CDS encoding ABC transporter permease: MSRFGRVHAASRAAALSFLRRRTAVFFTFLFPLLIVLIFGALVETQPTGGGLFTEPPGYYVPGYLAVVVLFTPLSRVGSEVARHREGNRFEKLATTPLRRWEWLLAQTVVNVAVIGLAALLLLGLLLAVTGAEIVLSPLLVPFVVAAVALFCGIGAILGALADSQDGVIAASNAIALPLLFLSETFVPPSLLPAWFRPLLELSPLTYFSRGVRAATFETPALADGVVLASYGREDPLVNLAILTGLAVLALAVGALALPQTD; encoded by the coding sequence ATGAGCCGGTTCGGACGGGTCCACGCCGCCTCGCGGGCGGCGGCACTGTCGTTTCTCCGGCGGCGGACGGCCGTGTTCTTCACGTTCCTGTTTCCACTGTTGATCGTCCTCATCTTCGGCGCGCTAGTCGAGACCCAGCCGACCGGCGGTGGGCTATTCACCGAACCGCCCGGCTACTACGTGCCCGGCTATCTCGCCGTCGTCGTGCTATTCACGCCGCTCTCGCGGGTCGGCAGCGAAGTGGCTCGCCACCGCGAGGGCAACCGCTTCGAGAAACTCGCGACCACGCCGCTGCGGCGCTGGGAGTGGCTGCTCGCACAGACGGTCGTCAACGTCGCGGTCATCGGACTGGCCGCGTTACTGTTGCTCGGTCTGTTGCTCGCCGTGACGGGTGCCGAGATCGTCCTGTCGCCGCTTTTGGTTCCGTTCGTCGTCGCCGCTGTGGCGCTGTTCTGCGGGATCGGAGCGATACTCGGCGCGCTCGCCGACTCACAGGACGGCGTCATCGCCGCCAGCAACGCGATCGCGCTCCCGCTTCTGTTCCTCTCGGAGACGTTCGTTCCGCCGTCGCTGCTGCCGGCGTGGTTCCGACCGCTGCTGGAACTGTCGCCGCTGACGTACTTCTCCCGGGGCGTGCGAGCGGCCACGTTCGAAACCCCGGCGCTGGCCGACGGCGTCGTGCTCGCCTCTTACGGCCGGGAGGACCCGCTCGTGAACCTCGCGATCCTGACCGGACTGGCCGTGCTCGCGCTGGCGGTCGGGGCACTGGCACTGCCACAAACGGATTGA
- a CDS encoding translation initiation factor IF-2 subunit beta — MDYDDMLDRAISETPDIEGGNERFDVPDPDIRQEGNVTVYENFQTTVDRLGREDGHVVKFLQNELGTSGHIDESGRARLTGSFSERRISEAIDAYVSEFVLCSECGLPDTKLIREKGAVLLQCEACGARSSTSG; from the coding sequence ATGGATTACGACGACATGCTCGACCGTGCGATTTCGGAGACGCCGGACATCGAGGGCGGAAACGAGCGCTTCGACGTACCGGATCCCGACATCCGACAGGAGGGGAACGTCACCGTCTACGAGAACTTCCAGACGACCGTGGATCGGCTCGGACGCGAGGACGGCCACGTGGTCAAGTTCCTCCAGAACGAACTGGGGACCAGTGGTCACATCGACGAGAGCGGGCGCGCGCGTCTGACGGGGAGCTTCAGCGAACGCCGGATCTCGGAGGCGATCGACGCCTACGTCTCGGAGTTCGTCCTCTGTTCGGAGTGTGGCCTGCCAGACACGAAGCTCATCCGAGAAAAAGGGGCGGTGCTGTTGCAATGTGAGGCCTGCGGGGCCCGGTCGTCCACGAGCGGGTGA
- the coxB gene encoding cytochrome c oxidase subunit II produces the protein MTRNRAGVVAVLSGALVAVGSQPALAQSTASSSTEEAIWGLNFELLAVAIPITILVEAILFYTVWRFRSSNVEEAKPTKENRRLEITWTVATAIVLLFVGIGAYGVLAQDDVSGQGEADMEVQVFAERYAWSYEYPEQNVSSSDQLVIPVNQTVKLNITSKDWLHAFHVPELGLKSDAFPAQSNYLVTTPQETGTYQVYCAEYCGAGHSLMMSEVNVTTQERYESWLASQQAE, from the coding sequence ATGACGCGCAACCGTGCAGGGGTCGTCGCGGTGCTATCGGGCGCGCTGGTCGCCGTCGGCAGTCAGCCCGCGCTCGCTCAGTCGACGGCCAGTTCCTCGACGGAAGAGGCGATCTGGGGGCTGAACTTCGAGTTGCTCGCGGTCGCGATCCCGATCACGATCCTCGTCGAGGCGATCCTCTTCTATACCGTCTGGCGGTTTCGGTCGAGCAACGTCGAGGAGGCAAAACCGACGAAAGAGAACCGACGGCTCGAGATCACCTGGACGGTCGCGACGGCGATCGTCCTGCTGTTCGTCGGTATCGGGGCCTACGGCGTCCTCGCGCAGGACGACGTCTCCGGGCAAGGCGAGGCGGACATGGAAGTACAGGTCTTCGCCGAGCGGTACGCCTGGAGTTACGAGTATCCCGAACAGAACGTCTCGAGCAGCGATCAACTCGTCATTCCGGTCAACCAGACGGTGAAGTTGAACATCACCTCGAAAGACTGGTTGCATGCCTTCCACGTGCCCGAACTCGGGCTGAAATCAGACGCGTTCCCCGCGCAGTCGAACTACCTCGTCACGACCCCACAGGAGACCGGCACCTATCAGGTCTACTGTGCCGAGTACTGCGGGGCGGGTCACTCGCTGATGATGTCGGAGGTCAACGTGACGACTCAGGAGAGATACGAGTCCTGGCTGGCTTCCCAGCAGGCCGAGTAA